In one Terriglobia bacterium genomic region, the following are encoded:
- a CDS encoding HigA family addiction module antidote protein — protein sequence MRMIFNPAHPGEVLRDYLGDMTIAEAAQRLRVTRAHLSRIVNGRAGISAAMSLRLSGALGTSPEFWLKMQLQHDLWQAKRSKTPKIRPFPHVRRRDLATA from the coding sequence TTGAGGATGATCTTCAATCCAGCGCATCCGGGAGAAGTCTTGCGTGACTATCTCGGTGATATGACCATTGCGGAGGCGGCTCAGCGACTGCGTGTGACACGGGCACACCTGTCGCGCATCGTGAACGGACGCGCCGGCATCTCGGCCGCGATGTCGCTAAGGCTCTCCGGCGCACTCGGCACCTCGCCGGAATTCTGGCTGAAGATGCAGCTCCAGCATGACCTCTGGCAAGCGAAGAGATCGAAGACGCCAAAGATTCGCCCATTTCCTCACGTCAGGAGAAGGGACTTGGCGACGGCGTAA
- a CDS encoding type II toxin-antitoxin system RelE/ParE family toxin, with product MIHSYRHKGLRKFAETGSKAGIQPNHAARLRRLLTALDVASRPEDMNAPGYDLHLLKGDLAGHWSVSVSGNWRLTFAFAGEDAVDVDYQDYH from the coding sequence GTGATTCACAGCTACCGGCACAAGGGCCTACGGAAGTTTGCTGAAACAGGCTCCAAGGCAGGTATTCAGCCGAATCATGCTGCGCGGCTTAGAAGACTATTGACCGCGCTGGATGTTGCGAGCCGACCCGAGGACATGAATGCACCCGGATACGACCTTCATCTTCTCAAGGGCGATTTGGCCGGACATTGGTCAGTGAGCGTGAGCGGCAACTGGCGGCTGACATTCGCATTCGCCGGGGAAGACGCGGTCGATGTGGATTACCAGGACTATCACTAG